In a single window of the Thiohalorhabdus sp. Cl-TMA genome:
- the rpsL gene encoding 30S ribosomal protein S12 — protein MPTINQLVRKRRKKVVEKSNTPALDSCPQRRGVCTRVYTATPKKPNSALRKVARVRLTNGKEVSTYIPGEGHNLQEHSVVLVRGGRVKDLPGVRYHVVRGALDTAGVSDRRQARSKYGTRRPK, from the coding sequence ATGCCGACCATCAACCAGTTGGTGCGCAAGCGGCGCAAGAAGGTCGTAGAGAAGAGCAATACGCCCGCGCTGGATTCCTGTCCGCAGCGGCGGGGCGTTTGCACCCGTGTCTACACCGCGACGCCCAAGAAGCCGAACTCGGCGCTGCGAAAGGTGGCCCGTGTGCGGCTCACCAATGGGAAGGAAGTAAGTACGTATATTCCCGGCGAAGGCCACAACCTGCAGGAGCACTCGGTGGTTCTGGTTCGGGGTGGCCGGGTGAAGGACCTGCCGGGTGTGCGTTATCACGTGGTTCGCGGGGCCCTGGATACGGCCGGGGTGAGCGACCGCCGTCAGGCGCGCTCGAAATACGGCACCCGGCGGCCGAAGTAA
- the rpsG gene encoding 30S ribosomal protein S7, whose protein sequence is MPRRREVPKREVLPDPKYGSKTAAKFINHLMRDGKKNTAERTLYRAFDQIRDAKGEDPVEVFETALENIRPVVEVKSRRVGGATYQVPVEVRAQRRTALAMRWLVQYARQRQEKSMFQRLANELMEAADGRGGAVRKREETHKMAEANKAFAHYRW, encoded by the coding sequence ATGCCCAGGAGACGTGAGGTACCGAAGCGCGAGGTGCTGCCGGATCCGAAGTACGGTTCCAAGACGGCGGCGAAGTTCATCAACCACCTCATGCGTGACGGGAAGAAAAACACCGCCGAGCGAACCCTCTACCGTGCGTTCGATCAGATCCGCGACGCCAAGGGCGAGGATCCGGTGGAGGTGTTCGAGACGGCGCTGGAGAACATCCGCCCCGTGGTGGAGGTCAAGAGCCGCCGCGTGGGCGGGGCGACCTACCAGGTTCCTGTGGAGGTGCGCGCTCAGCGACGCACCGCGCTCGCCATGCGTTGGCTCGTCCAGTACGCCCGTCAGCGGCAGGAAAAGAGCATGTTCCAGCGGCTCGCCAACGAGCTGATGGAGGCCGCGGACGGCCGCGGCGGCGCCGTGCGCAAGCGCGAAGAGACGCACAAGATGGCCGAGGCCAACAAGGCCTTCGCCCATTACCGCTGGTAA
- the fusA gene encoding elongation factor G produces MARKTPLERYRNIGIMAHIDAGKTTATERILFYTGISHKMGETHDGASVMDWMEQEQERGITITSAATTCFWRGMEQQFPEHRINIIDTPGHVDFTIEVERSLRVLDGSIAVFCAVGGVEPQSETVWRQADKYEVPRMAFVNKMDRMGADFYNVMNEMREQLGARPVAVTLPIGAGEDFEGVVDLLRMKAIHWDMETMGANFTESEIPEDLQGLAQEYRESLVEAAAEGDEELMEKYLEEGELAPEEVIRGLRLSTLAQQIVPVYCGSAFKNKGVQSLLDGVIEFMPSPQDIPAIKGDDPDSGEELERHPDDEEPFSALAFKVATDPYAGQLTFMRCYSGSLSSGANLFNPLKNKKERIGRLLHMHSNERKEVTEVHAGDIFAAVGLKNTGTGETLSDPKNQIILERMEFPDPVISVAIEPKSKADQEKLGTALGKLAQEDPSFQVRTDEESGQTVISGMGELHLEVIVDRLKREFNVEANVGQPQVAYRETIRKPVEQEGKFIRQSGGRGQYGHVFLNIEPNEQGAGFEFVDKIVGGVVPKEYIPAVGQGAREALENGILAGYPMVDVKVTLFDGTFHEVDSSEAAFKIAGSQAIQEGARKADPVILEPMMEVEVVTPEEFMGDVIGDLNSRRGHVGSMEDSKAGKVVSAEVPLAEMFGYATTLRSLTQGRATYTMQPSSYAEVPQSVAKEIIAKAHG; encoded by the coding sequence GTGGCTAGGAAGACTCCCCTGGAGCGGTATCGGAATATCGGCATCATGGCGCACATCGATGCCGGCAAGACCACCGCTACCGAGCGCATACTTTTTTACACCGGCATCTCCCACAAGATGGGGGAGACCCACGACGGTGCGTCGGTGATGGACTGGATGGAGCAGGAGCAGGAGCGCGGAATCACCATTACTTCCGCGGCGACCACCTGCTTCTGGCGGGGCATGGAGCAGCAGTTTCCCGAGCACCGAATCAACATCATCGACACGCCCGGCCACGTGGATTTCACCATCGAGGTGGAGCGTTCTCTCCGGGTGCTGGACGGCTCGATCGCCGTCTTTTGCGCCGTGGGTGGCGTGGAGCCGCAGTCCGAGACGGTGTGGCGGCAGGCCGATAAGTACGAAGTCCCGCGCATGGCGTTCGTCAACAAGATGGACCGCATGGGCGCGGATTTCTACAACGTCATGAACGAGATGCGGGAGCAGCTCGGCGCCCGCCCGGTCGCGGTCACCCTGCCGATCGGCGCGGGCGAGGACTTCGAGGGCGTGGTGGACCTGCTGCGGATGAAGGCCATCCATTGGGACATGGAGACCATGGGGGCCAACTTCACCGAGTCCGAGATCCCGGAGGACCTCCAGGGGCTCGCCCAGGAGTACCGGGAGTCCCTCGTGGAGGCCGCGGCCGAGGGCGACGAGGAGCTGATGGAGAAGTACCTCGAGGAGGGCGAGCTCGCCCCCGAAGAGGTCATCAGGGGGCTGCGGCTGAGCACCCTGGCGCAGCAGATCGTGCCGGTGTATTGCGGCTCCGCCTTCAAGAACAAGGGCGTTCAGTCGCTGCTCGACGGCGTGATTGAGTTCATGCCGAGCCCGCAGGATATTCCTGCCATCAAGGGCGACGACCCGGATTCGGGAGAGGAGCTCGAGCGCCATCCAGACGACGAGGAGCCCTTCTCGGCCCTCGCCTTCAAGGTGGCCACCGACCCCTACGCCGGACAGCTCACCTTCATGCGCTGCTATTCCGGCAGCCTCTCCTCCGGCGCCAACCTCTTCAACCCGCTGAAGAACAAGAAGGAGCGCATCGGCCGCCTGCTGCACATGCACTCCAACGAGCGGAAAGAGGTAACCGAGGTGCACGCCGGCGACATTTTCGCCGCGGTGGGCCTCAAGAACACCGGTACCGGTGAGACCCTGTCCGACCCCAAGAACCAGATCATCCTGGAGCGGATGGAGTTCCCGGACCCGGTGATCTCCGTTGCCATCGAGCCCAAGTCCAAGGCCGACCAGGAGAAGCTCGGCACCGCGCTCGGCAAGCTGGCCCAGGAGGACCCCTCCTTCCAGGTGCGCACCGACGAGGAGAGCGGCCAGACGGTGATCTCCGGCATGGGTGAGCTGCACCTGGAGGTGATCGTTGACCGACTCAAGCGCGAGTTCAACGTGGAGGCCAATGTCGGCCAGCCGCAGGTGGCCTATCGGGAGACAATCCGCAAGCCGGTGGAGCAGGAAGGCAAGTTCATCCGGCAGTCCGGCGGCCGCGGGCAGTATGGTCACGTATTCCTGAATATCGAGCCCAACGAGCAGGGTGCCGGGTTCGAGTTCGTGGATAAGATCGTCGGCGGCGTGGTGCCCAAGGAGTATATCCCCGCCGTGGGACAAGGCGCCAGAGAGGCTCTGGAGAACGGCATCCTGGCCGGCTATCCCATGGTGGACGTCAAGGTGACCCTGTTCGACGGCACTTTCCACGAGGTGGACTCCAGCGAGGCGGCCTTCAAGATCGCCGGTTCGCAGGCCATCCAGGAAGGGGCCCGCAAGGCCGATCCGGTCATCCTCGAGCCCATGATGGAGGTGGAGGTAGTAACCCCCGAGGAGTTCATGGGGGACGTGATCGGCGACCTGAACAGCCGCCGCGGCCACGTCGGTTCCATGGAGGACAGCAAGGCCGGGAAGGTGGTTAGCGCGGAAGTGCCGCTCGCCGAGATGTTCGGCTATGCGACCACCCTGCGGTCCCTGACCCAGGGCCGGGCTACCTACACCATGCAGCCGAGCAGCTACGCGGAAGTGCCGCAGAGCGTCGCAAAAGAGATCATCGCCAAGGCGCACGGCTAG
- the tuf gene encoding elongation factor Tu, producing MSKEKFERTKPHVNVGTIGHVDHGKTTLTAAMTKVLSSEYGGESREFSDIDNAPEERERGITIATAHVEYETSNRHYAHVDCPGHADYVKNMITGAAQMDGAILVVSAADGPMPQTREHILLARQVGVPQIVVFLNKADMVDDEELLELVEMEVRELLDEYEFAGDETPVIVGSALKALEGDTGEHGEEAINKLAVAMDEYIPTPDRPVDQDFLMPIEDVFSISGRGTVVTGRVERGKIHTGDEVEIVGLKDTAKTTVTGVEMFRKLLDEGEAGDNVGCLLRGIKREDVERGQVLAKPGSITPHTRFKGEVYILKKEEGGRHTPFFQGYRPQFYFRTTDVTGSCTLPEGTEMVMPGDNVTMEVNLIAPIAMEDGLRFAIREGGRTVGAGVVAQILE from the coding sequence ATGTCCAAGGAGAAGTTTGAGCGCACCAAGCCGCACGTGAACGTGGGCACCATTGGTCACGTGGACCACGGGAAGACCACCCTGACGGCGGCCATGACCAAGGTCTTGTCTTCGGAGTACGGCGGCGAGAGCCGGGAATTCTCGGACATCGATAACGCCCCCGAAGAGCGCGAGCGCGGGATCACCATCGCCACGGCGCACGTGGAGTACGAGACCTCCAACCGGCACTACGCGCACGTGGACTGCCCGGGGCACGCCGACTACGTGAAGAACATGATCACCGGGGCGGCGCAGATGGACGGCGCGATCCTGGTGGTGTCGGCGGCGGACGGCCCGATGCCGCAGACGCGGGAGCACATCCTGCTGGCCCGGCAGGTGGGCGTGCCGCAGATCGTGGTGTTCCTGAACAAGGCGGACATGGTGGACGACGAGGAGCTGCTGGAGCTCGTCGAGATGGAAGTCCGCGAGCTGCTCGACGAATATGAGTTTGCCGGCGACGAGACCCCGGTGATCGTGGGCTCGGCGCTGAAGGCCCTGGAGGGGGACACCGGCGAGCACGGCGAGGAGGCCATCAACAAGCTGGCCGTCGCCATGGACGAGTACATCCCCACCCCGGACCGGCCGGTGGACCAGGACTTCCTGATGCCCATCGAGGACGTGTTCTCCATCTCCGGGCGCGGCACGGTGGTGACCGGCCGGGTGGAGCGGGGCAAGATCCACACCGGCGACGAGGTGGAGATCGTGGGCCTCAAGGACACCGCGAAGACCACGGTGACCGGCGTGGAGATGTTCCGCAAGCTGCTCGACGAGGGCGAGGCGGGCGACAACGTCGGCTGCCTGCTGCGGGGCATCAAGCGGGAGGACGTGGAGCGGGGCCAGGTGCTGGCCAAGCCCGGGTCCATCACCCCGCACACCCGCTTCAAGGGTGAGGTCTACATCCTGAAGAAGGAAGAAGGCGGCCGCCACACCCCGTTCTTCCAGGGCTACCGGCCGCAGTTCTACTTCCGGACCACGGACGTCACCGGCAGCTGCACCCTGCCGGAGGGCACGGAGATGGTGATGCCCGGCGACAACGTGACCATGGAAGTCAACCTGATCGCCCCCATCGCCATGGAAGACGGTCTGCGCTTCGCCATCCGCGAGGGCGGCCGCACCGTCGGCGCCGGCGTGGTCGCCCAAATCCTGGAGTAA
- the rpsJ gene encoding 30S ribosomal protein S10 — protein MAVVKQQKIRIRLKAYDHKLLDHSAAEIVNTAKRTGARVQGPVPLPTRVEKFTVLRSPHVDKRGMDQFECRTHKRLLDIVDPTDQTVDALMKLDLAAGVDVQIKL, from the coding sequence ATGGCCGTCGTTAAACAGCAAAAGATTCGCATCCGCCTTAAGGCCTACGATCACAAGCTGCTGGATCATTCGGCCGCAGAGATCGTCAACACGGCCAAGCGCACCGGCGCCCGGGTTCAGGGTCCGGTTCCGCTGCCCACGCGGGTGGAGAAGTTCACCGTCCTGCGGTCGCCCCACGTGGACAAGCGGGGTATGGACCAATTCGAATGCCGTACCCACAAGCGGCTTCTCGACATCGTCGACCCCACCGACCAGACCGTGGACGCCCTGATGAAATTGGATCTGGCGGCGGGCGTCGACGTCCAGATCAAGCTCTAG
- the rplC gene encoding 50S ribosomal protein L3, translating into MAIGVIGKKVGMSRVFTESGESIPVTVIEVTSNRVTQVKDADRDGYSAVQVTTGQRKPHRISKPLAGHAAKAGVEPGRTTREFRPADGEELPESGSVLEVDRFEAGQRVDISGITKGRGYAGTMKRWNFGGGPATHGAHKIHRKGGSIGQMQDPGRVFKGKKMSGQMGGRRSTQQNLEVVRVDADRQILLVRGAIPGAKNSDVLVRPTVKS; encoded by the coding sequence ATGGCAATTGGCGTAATTGGAAAGAAAGTCGGAATGTCCCGCGTGTTCACCGAATCCGGGGAAAGCATCCCCGTAACGGTGATCGAGGTAACCTCTAATCGGGTTACCCAGGTAAAGGACGCCGACCGCGACGGCTACAGCGCGGTTCAGGTGACGACCGGCCAGCGAAAGCCTCACCGGATCTCCAAGCCTTTGGCCGGCCACGCCGCCAAGGCCGGGGTGGAGCCCGGGCGCACCACACGGGAGTTCCGCCCCGCCGACGGGGAGGAGCTCCCCGAAAGCGGCTCCGTCCTGGAGGTGGACCGGTTCGAGGCGGGTCAGCGCGTGGATATCAGCGGCATCACCAAGGGCCGGGGCTACGCGGGCACCATGAAGCGGTGGAACTTCGGAGGCGGGCCCGCTACCCACGGCGCCCACAAGATTCACCGCAAGGGTGGCTCCATCGGTCAAATGCAGGATCCCGGCCGGGTGTTCAAGGGCAAGAAGATGTCCGGGCAGATGGGCGGACGTCGATCCACACAGCAGAATCTCGAGGTGGTACGCGTGGACGCCGACCGGCAGATCCTGCTCGTTCGGGGGGCGATCCCCGGCGCGAAGAATTCGGATGTGCTCGTCCGGCCCACGGTGAAGTCCTGA
- the rplD gene encoding 50S ribosomal protein L4: MQIPVKTPNNEEKGAAELADAVFAVPFREGLIHQVVQATMAGQRAGTHDTKTRGEIAGGGRKPWRQKGTGRARAGTIRSPLWRGGGTVFGPTPRSYAQKVNKKMRQGAIRSLLSELARREELLVVQGLGVSEGKTRELAGTLKALDAEDALVITTADDTLVARAGGNLPRVDVMTSKQVGALALVKHAKVVATEEALRELEERLS, translated from the coding sequence ATGCAGATCCCAGTAAAGACCCCGAATAATGAAGAAAAGGGTGCCGCCGAGCTGGCGGACGCGGTATTTGCCGTGCCCTTCCGCGAAGGCCTGATCCACCAGGTGGTCCAAGCCACCATGGCAGGGCAGCGCGCGGGGACCCATGACACCAAGACCCGCGGGGAGATCGCCGGGGGCGGCCGCAAGCCCTGGCGCCAGAAAGGAACGGGCCGTGCCCGTGCGGGGACCATTCGCAGCCCGCTCTGGCGCGGCGGCGGCACGGTGTTCGGTCCCACCCCGCGCTCCTACGCCCAGAAGGTGAACAAGAAGATGCGGCAGGGGGCGATACGCTCCCTGCTCTCCGAGCTGGCCCGGCGTGAGGAGCTGCTGGTGGTTCAGGGGTTGGGCGTCAGCGAGGGCAAGACCCGGGAGCTCGCCGGGACCTTGAAGGCGCTGGACGCCGAGGATGCCCTGGTCATTACAACCGCCGACGACACGCTGGTCGCCCGCGCCGGAGGGAATCTTCCCCGGGTGGACGTGATGACGAGCAAACAAGTGGGGGCCCTCGCCCTGGTGAAGCACGCCAAGGTGGTAGCCACCGAGGAAGCCCTGCGTGAGCTGGAGGAACGCCTCTCATGA
- the rplW gene encoding 50S ribosomal protein L23: MNHERLTQVLRSPIVTEKSTRLRAEGNQIAFAVARDATKHEIKKAVEDRFGVNVEKVQTANVKGKPKRFGRIQGRRKDWKKAYVRLSEGQDIDFFGAE; this comes from the coding sequence ATGAACCATGAACGGCTGACTCAGGTGCTGCGTTCGCCGATCGTCACCGAGAAATCCACCCGGCTGCGGGCCGAGGGCAACCAGATCGCCTTCGCCGTCGCTCGGGACGCCACCAAGCACGAGATCAAGAAGGCCGTCGAGGACCGCTTCGGCGTCAATGTGGAAAAAGTGCAGACCGCCAACGTCAAGGGCAAGCCCAAGCGTTTCGGTCGTATTCAAGGGCGCCGCAAGGATTGGAAGAAGGCCTACGTCCGGCTCAGCGAGGGGCAGGACATCGACTTCTTCGGCGCGGAATAA
- the rplB gene encoding 50S ribosomal protein L2, with the protein MPTKKRKPTSPGSRYRITVMNPDLHKGEPEKSLIAKSKRVDGRNDGGRISVRRRGGSHKRRLRIVDFKRDKDGIPARVDRLEYDPNRSAHLALVVYEDGEKRYIVAPRNLKVGDRIQSGEEAPIRPANCLPIRNIPTGTVIHNVELKPGKGGQIARAAGASAQLLAREGREAQVRMSSGEVRRVSVDCRAVVGEVGNSDHANQVLGKAGASRWRGRRPKVRGVSMNPVDHPHGGGEGHTKGGRHPVTPWGQPTKGHRTRNNKRTDQLIVRRRKK; encoded by the coding sequence ATGCCGACCAAGAAACGTAAGCCCACTTCCCCGGGGAGCCGGTACCGGATCACCGTCATGAATCCGGACCTGCACAAAGGGGAGCCGGAAAAGAGCCTCATCGCTAAGAGCAAGCGGGTGGACGGTCGCAACGACGGCGGCCGCATCTCCGTTCGCCGTCGCGGAGGCTCCCACAAGCGGCGCCTTCGGATCGTGGACTTCAAGCGGGACAAAGACGGGATTCCTGCCCGCGTGGACCGCCTGGAATACGACCCCAACCGGAGCGCCCATCTCGCCTTGGTGGTGTACGAGGACGGCGAAAAGCGTTATATTGTCGCGCCTCGCAATCTCAAGGTGGGTGACCGCATCCAGTCGGGTGAAGAGGCGCCCATCCGTCCGGCCAACTGCCTACCGATCCGGAACATTCCAACCGGAACGGTGATCCACAATGTCGAGCTCAAGCCCGGCAAGGGTGGTCAGATCGCCCGGGCCGCCGGCGCCAGCGCGCAGCTGCTGGCGCGGGAAGGACGCGAAGCCCAGGTGCGGATGTCCTCCGGGGAGGTCCGTCGCGTGAGCGTGGACTGTCGCGCGGTTGTTGGCGAGGTGGGCAACTCCGACCACGCCAACCAGGTGCTGGGCAAGGCCGGTGCGAGCCGCTGGCGGGGCCGGAGGCCCAAGGTCCGCGGTGTCTCGATGAATCCGGTGGACCATCCCCACGGCGGCGGCGAGGGGCACACCAAAGGTGGCCGCCATCCGGTGACGCCCTGGGGTCAGCCCACCAAGGGCCACCGCACCCGGAACAACAAGCGAACCGACCAGCTGATCGTCCGCCGCCGTAAGAAGTAG
- the rpsS gene encoding 30S ribosomal protein S19: MPRSIKKGPFVDDHLMKKVESASAGGDKKPIKTWSRRSTVTPEMIGLTIAVHNGRQHVPVAVNENMVGHKLGEFAPTRNFRGHKVDKKARR; the protein is encoded by the coding sequence ATGCCTCGGTCAATCAAGAAGGGGCCCTTCGTCGACGACCACCTGATGAAGAAGGTGGAGTCCGCCTCGGCGGGGGGCGACAAGAAGCCGATCAAGACTTGGTCGCGGCGATCCACGGTGACGCCGGAGATGATCGGGCTCACCATCGCCGTCCATAACGGCCGGCAGCACGTACCTGTGGCGGTCAACGAGAATATGGTCGGCCACAAGCTCGGGGAGTTTGCCCCCACCCGGAACTTTCGGGGGCATAAAGTCGACAAGAAGGCGCGTCGGTAA
- the rplV gene encoding 50S ribosomal protein L22, whose protein sequence is MSEEKLEARAITRSVRLSPRKTRLVVDQIRGKPVEQALEFLTFERRKPAHYVRKTLDSAISNAEHNEGLDVDQLVVKAAYVDEGPAMKRFRPRAMGRATMIQKPTSHITIVVAQG, encoded by the coding sequence ATGAGTGAAGAAAAGCTTGAAGCACGGGCCATTACCCGGTCGGTGCGGCTTTCTCCGCGCAAGACCCGGCTGGTGGTGGACCAGATTCGGGGCAAGCCCGTCGAGCAGGCCCTGGAGTTTTTGACTTTCGAGCGTCGGAAGCCGGCCCACTACGTTAGGAAGACCCTGGATTCGGCCATCTCCAATGCCGAGCACAACGAGGGTCTGGACGTGGACCAGCTGGTCGTCAAGGCGGCCTATGTCGACGAGGGTCCCGCCATGAAGCGCTTCCGGCCGCGGGCCATGGGGCGGGCCACCATGATTCAGAAGCCCACCAGCCACATCACCATCGTGGTGGCGCAGGGATAA
- the rpsC gene encoding 30S ribosomal protein S3, whose product MGQKVHPIGMRLGIVKNWDSRWLAERKEYSDQLAEDIRIRNFIEDRLRHAAVSKVVIERPARNARISIYTARPGMVIGKKGEDIEKLRREVQKLSTEQIHINIEEIRKPETEAMLVAENVAQQLERRVSFRRAMKRAVGNAMRLGAQGIKISAGGRLGGAEIARTEWYREGRVPLHTLRADIDYGLAEAKTTYGVIGVKVWIFKGEVLEEQETTVSTGAQVQAG is encoded by the coding sequence ATGGGACAGAAAGTCCACCCGATCGGGATGCGCCTGGGAATCGTCAAGAACTGGGATTCCCGCTGGCTGGCGGAGCGCAAGGAATACTCCGATCAGCTGGCCGAGGACATCCGGATCCGGAACTTCATCGAGGATCGGCTCCGCCACGCCGCGGTCTCCAAGGTCGTCATCGAGCGGCCGGCCCGTAACGCCCGGATCAGCATATATACCGCTCGGCCGGGCATGGTGATCGGCAAGAAGGGCGAGGACATCGAAAAGCTGCGCCGCGAGGTGCAGAAGCTGTCCACCGAGCAGATCCACATCAATATCGAAGAGATCCGGAAGCCCGAGACCGAAGCCATGCTGGTGGCGGAGAACGTCGCCCAGCAGCTTGAGCGGCGCGTTTCCTTCCGCCGGGCCATGAAGCGGGCGGTGGGCAACGCCATGCGTCTGGGCGCCCAGGGGATCAAGATTTCCGCCGGCGGCCGCCTAGGCGGCGCCGAGATCGCGCGGACCGAGTGGTATCGCGAGGGGCGGGTCCCGCTGCACACCCTCCGGGCCGATATCGACTATGGGCTGGCCGAGGCCAAGACCACTTACGGCGTGATCGGCGTGAAGGTGTGGATCTTCAAGGGCGAGGTGCTCGAGGAGCAGGAAACGACCGTTTCCACCGGCGCCCAGGTCCAGGCCGGCTAG
- the rplP gene encoding 50S ribosomal protein L16: MLQPNKTKYRKQQKGRNRGLAYRGDKVSFGSYALKASDRGRLTSRQIEAARIAITRHIKRRGKVWIRVFPDKPVSKKPAEVRMGKGKGNPEFWVAQVQPGRVLYELEGVPEDIAQEAMRRASAKLPFKTRFVTRGGGN; encoded by the coding sequence ATGCTACAGCCCAACAAGACCAAGTACCGGAAGCAGCAAAAGGGCCGCAATCGGGGTCTGGCCTACCGGGGCGATAAGGTGAGCTTCGGCTCCTATGCCTTGAAGGCCTCGGACCGCGGGCGGCTCACGAGCCGCCAGATCGAAGCGGCCCGAATCGCCATTACCCGGCACATCAAGCGCCGCGGCAAGGTCTGGATCCGTGTATTCCCGGATAAGCCCGTGTCCAAGAAGCCCGCCGAGGTACGGATGGGTAAGGGCAAGGGCAATCCGGAATTCTGGGTGGCGCAGGTGCAGCCGGGCCGCGTCCTGTATGAACTGGAAGGTGTTCCGGAAGACATCGCCCAGGAAGCCATGCGCCGCGCCTCGGCCAAGCTGCCCTTCAAGACGCGGTTCGTCACCCGCGGCGGCGGAAATTAG
- the rpmC gene encoding 50S ribosomal protein L29 encodes MANKAEDIRKLSREERASKLNELRDEQFNLRFQHSTGQLENTARMREVRREIARIKTVMNEQVEAAD; translated from the coding sequence ATGGCGAACAAGGCAGAGGATATCCGTAAGCTGAGCCGGGAAGAGCGTGCCAGCAAGCTCAACGAGCTGCGGGACGAGCAGTTCAACCTGCGCTTTCAGCACAGCACTGGGCAGCTGGAGAACACGGCCCGCATGCGCGAGGTCCGTCGGGAGATCGCCCGGATAAAGACGGTGATGAACGAACAGGTCGAGGCGGCGGATTAA
- the rpsQ gene encoding 30S ribosomal protein S17, with protein MAQETSKRRMSGVVVSNKGGKTAVVRVNYRRPDELYGKYVRRSTKLHVHDPENTCQEGDFVTVEECRRVSKNKAWRLVEVVERAVQV; from the coding sequence ATGGCTCAGGAAACCAGCAAACGCCGTATGAGTGGCGTCGTGGTCAGCAACAAGGGCGGCAAGACCGCTGTGGTGAGGGTGAATTACCGGCGTCCGGATGAGCTCTACGGCAAGTACGTGCGCCGCTCAACCAAGCTGCATGTCCACGATCCGGAAAACACCTGCCAGGAAGGTGACTTCGTGACCGTGGAGGAATGCAGGAGGGTTTCGAAGAACAAAGCCTGGCGCCTGGTGGAGGTCGTGGAGCGGGCCGTCCAGGTCTGA
- the rplN gene encoding 50S ribosomal protein L14 gives MIQMQTRLGIADNSGAREVQAVKVLGGSKRRFANIGDVIKVTIKEAAPRGRVKKGGVYNAVVVRSAKGVRRQDGSVIRFDRNAAVLLNDSLEPIGTRIFGPVTRELRAKNFMKIISLAPEVL, from the coding sequence ATGATTCAGATGCAGACTCGGCTTGGCATTGCCGACAACAGCGGGGCCCGCGAGGTTCAGGCGGTCAAGGTCTTGGGCGGGTCCAAACGCCGATTCGCCAATATCGGCGACGTGATCAAGGTCACCATCAAGGAAGCCGCCCCCCGTGGCCGGGTGAAGAAAGGCGGCGTGTACAACGCCGTCGTGGTCCGCTCCGCCAAGGGCGTGCGGCGGCAGGACGGTTCGGTGATCCGGTTCGACCGGAATGCCGCCGTTCTGCTCAACGACTCCCTTGAGCCGATCGGGACGCGGATCTTCGGTCCCGTGACCCGGGAGCTTCGGGCCAAGAATTTCATGAAGATCATTTCCCTGGCCCCGGAAGTCCTTTAA
- the rplX gene encoding 50S ribosomal protein L24 — protein MQRIKKGDDVVVRSGKDAGKRGTVQRVLSGENRVVVANANMVKRHVRPNPQAGIAGGIQEREAPLDMSKVNPFCRSCDKGVRVGFKTLEDGRKVRMCRSCGEALDS, from the coding sequence ATGCAACGAATCAAGAAAGGCGACGATGTTGTCGTCCGGAGCGGAAAGGACGCCGGGAAGCGCGGAACGGTGCAGCGGGTCCTTTCCGGGGAGAACCGGGTCGTCGTTGCCAATGCGAACATGGTTAAGCGGCATGTCCGCCCCAACCCCCAGGCCGGTATTGCCGGCGGGATCCAGGAGCGGGAGGCCCCTCTGGACATGTCCAAGGTGAATCCCTTCTGCCGCTCCTGTGACAAGGGCGTTCGAGTCGGCTTCAAGACCCTCGAAGATGGTCGCAAGGTGCGGATGTGCCGCTCTTGCGGCGAGGCTTTGGACAGTTAG